The window CAAACATACGACGACAGTCGAATTCCGTCTCACTGCCGCCCCAGCTTCCATTCCATGCGCTCCCTACATCACTGCAAAGGAGCGAATCGAGCTTCGGTTTCCGGCAGATGCGGTCGATACGCGTGGCGCTCGACTTGGCCAGGACACACTTCGCAGGGCATTCGTCGCCCCAGTCCACAGGAATTTTCGGAACTCGGAAGAGGAACGCCTCATCCGCATTGCGGAAGAAACCTATCCGCCGGCAGAAGCGGTCCTTTCAATTGCCAAGTCGCACCCGGGCCGGGAGGCACTGTCCCAAGAGAAGCGCCTCTGGTGGTACGGTGAATTCGATGGGGTTCGCTTGCCCTACGCGGTGACGATGGACGCCGTCCGCTATTATCTCGCGCTCACACAAGCCCTGGGCAGGGGCGATACGAGACAAACGAATGGGATACGGATGAAACGGAGCGAGTTCTCCTACTTCGCCAATATTTCGACTCCCCCCTCGACTTACTCCCGCGATGGCCGTGTATTCAAAGACGTGTACGTGGTCGACATGGGATTGCGCTGGTCGAACTACTGCGGATCATTATGCGCTTGTGCCTTCCACCTGGATCGCACCGTAGTGCTCCGTCGGGACGGGACCGTACTGTGCGTCTTTGGCGACCAGAAGCCGATGGTCATCGTGAGCTGAGCGGCTAATCCACCGGGGGCGCGTCAGAAGTACACGCGGACCTGTAACGATGGACTCAACGCAATCACGCTGTTGAACAGAGTCCCCGATGACACCCGAGAGCGCGCCGAGGAGAGGGAAGTATAACCGGATTTGTCCGACACGTGGACCACGGTCAATCTGGCGACGTTCGTATGCGCGCCGACCGAAAACGGCCAACGCGTCGAGAAGTACTCAACACCTATCGCGAACCCTATTTCGCCGCCGACCTTGCGGCTGCTGTAAGACTCCTGCGATGAGGATTGGAGGGAGTAAGAGTCGACGAAGTGCGCGTAGGTGTCCCAGTAAGGAGAAAAGAAGCTTTCCGGTCGCGCGAACTTGCGGATGCGAGGCCCCGCGACGATGCTCATGCCCTCGGATTTCAAAATCCCAGCTATGGTGGTATCCGGATTTCTATAGGTGTCGGTTTGGTCGCGCTTATCCCTAGACTGGCTCGCAGAGACATCTAGGAGCCAAGCGGTGCGGCTGCTGATGCCGCGCAAGATGGAGGCCTCCGCGCCGGATGAGATTAGAGACCCTACGTTGACCCCGAGTCCCCACTTACCGTCAATCTCTGTCGCCCAGGAGGTCCCGACCGTGAGAAGAGCAGTCAACGCAAGGAGCAGGAGCGAGAGTATTGGCTTCATATTTCCCCCATTCGGTTTCGGATCTGAGGCGGTAAGGTCATGGTCCCCGGTGGGTGCACTCAGCAAGTAGCTCGCGGCGGCCCGCGAAGAATCGGCTACCACCGGTTCTACCCCGTGCCGTCAGACCTCAGCGCGCCTTGGCGGATCGCCGGAGCATCCAGCCATAGAGCCAGATGATCACCCCGACGAAGCCGAGCATTCCGAGCCACGGGGCAGGCGCAAAGCTTTCTGGTACGAGCCCGATCGGCGCGTCCTTCGAGAAGCCGACGATGAGACCGGCGTTGATCACGCCCCACAAGCTCTCCCCCACGATCAATCCCGACGCCACGAGCGTGCCGAGTCGCTCCGCGCGGCCAGGGTTCGGCATCGAGCGGGCGCGGCCCACATACCAGTGAGCCATCACGGCGCCGACAACGACAGCGAACGTCGCCGACATCGGGAGATAGATCCCGATGCCGACAGCCAGAGGCGGGACGCGCAGCTTCTTCATCGCGCCAAGCATCGCATCGAGCAGAATGAGCCCGACGCCAACAAGCGCGCCGATGCCGAGCATCTTCCACTCTAGATTTCCGCCGATCACGCCTTGTGCGAGGGCGGAGATCAGAGTCGCCTGCGGCGCCGGAAGCGGATTGGGCGCTACTACGCCGACGTTCGCGGCTCCGGCGAACCCATACGCCTTGGCGAGCAGGTTGAGCACGGACGGGATCACGGACGCGCCGGCGCCCACCCCCACGATGAGCGCGATCTGCTGGCGCCTCGGTGAGGCGCCGACGAGCTGGCCCGTTTTCAGATCCTGTAAATTGTCGTTCGAGATCGTCGCGCACGCAAAGACGATCGCGGTCACGAAGAGCGCGAAGGCGACGAGCGCGGGCCGCGTCTCCGGAGTCGGCGACACGGCGAGGATGAGCGCCGACGCGCACAGCACGATCGACAGAATGCCGACGCCCGAGATCGGACTGTTCGAGGCGCCGATGAGGCCGGCCATGTAGCCGCAGATCCCAGCGATGAGAAAGCCGCCGAGCAATACGAACGGTACGGCGATCAGCGTGAGCGGCAGCGCGCTGGACGCGAGCACCGTCGACCTCGCGAACGTGAAGGCGAGCCACGAGGCAACGAGCAGGCACGCGGCCGTGAGCACGATGATCCACCCCGGTGAGAGATCTCGGTCTCTGTCGTCCCCAGAACGCGCGGCCTGAGAGGCGGCGAGCGTGCTGACGAGCCCGCCGACGACCGGCTTCGCCAACGTGGCCAGCGTGTAGACCGCGGCGACGGCGATCGCGCCGGCGCCGATGAACCGCACCTGCGTCCGCCAGATCGCAAGGGTGTGCGCGGCGAGTGTCACGCCGCTGGCGGCCGGCTGCATGGAGGTCAAGATCGGCACGGCGATGCCCCACGAGATCACGAGACCGGTCAGCATGGCCATCCCGACCGACAACCCAACCAGATGCCCCGCGCCAAGGAGCGCGAGCGACCAGGCAATGTCGTACCCGCTCGAGGCCATGGCCCCGACACGGAAGAAGCCGGTCACTTCTGCGGCTGCGATGCGCGTCGCCGTCACGATGGCGAGACCCGCCGATGCGACCGAGCCCAGGATCACGGCCACGAGCCCTTCTCGGGCCTCGCCCGTCTCGTCCTTCGTCTCGCCACGCGTGCCCGATCCGACCCTCAGCACCTCGGCCGCAGCGACGCCTTCGGGGTAGGGCAGGTCGGACGTCGTCACCAACGCGCGTCGGAGCGGGATCGTGAACAGCACACCGAGCACGCCGCCGCTCAGGCAGATGAGAAACGATTGCCAGAAGGGAAATCCCGCCCACCAGCCCACGATCACGAGCCCCGGCAAGACGAAGATGATTGCCGAGAGCGTGCCGGCCGCGGAAGCGACGGTCTGGACGATGTTGTTCTCGAGGATGGACGAGTCCTTCACGGCGCTCAGGATGGCCATCGAGATCACCGCCGCCGGGATCGATGAGGCAAAGGTGAGGCCGACCTTGAGGCCGAGGTATACGTTCGCCGCCGTGAAGATCGTCGTGATGAGCGCGCCGAGAATGAGGCCGCGTATCGTGAGCTCTCTAGGTTTCAAGGCCCGCTAGGATACCAGGGAGCTGCGGATGGGAGCTACCGTCGGATCCAGATCCACGGTGGGAAGCGCATTTCCAGAAGGTCGTCCTGATCCGTTAGAACAACTGACCCGCCGTTCGAGAATTGCATCTTGCAATCCCCGCTCATGCCGCTCGCTCGAATCTGGTAAGGCTTCCCACGCGAGATGCCGATCCACCCTGATTGTTGACCGGCAGTAGGCCGAGATCGCGGCGACCAAGGGACCGCGGCCCACCTTGCGCTCGTTCCTGCAACGCCGACGCGTCCTCCTCGACGCCTGTTCGCCACGTCGCGCCTAAATACCAAACGTCCACGGAGGCCCTTTGTACCATCTCCAAGAGACAAGGACCGCGAGCCCATCCCAGA is drawn from Candidatus Eisenbacteria bacterium and contains these coding sequences:
- a CDS encoding carboxypeptidase regulatory-like domain-containing protein: MTFTLGWKVVPHLNSSGGVPPKTLLTGFTVMLPQPDSLYEHCHWLIRFKRWPKAAYVGALRPEGELDVITTDTGTISGRVTDQYGAGIQGVNIFVWHSALGALTGRDGTYRISKVPVGARSLAARAIGFDPCDRAHVRVAAKHTTTVEFRLTAAPASIPCAPYITAKERIELRFPADAVDTRGARLGQDTLRRAFVAPVHRNFRNSEEERLIRIAEETYPPAEAVLSIAKSHPGREALSQEKRLWWYGEFDGVRLPYAVTMDAVRYYLALTQALGRGDTRQTNGIRMKRSEFSYFANISTPPSTYSRDGRVFKDVYVVDMGLRWSNYCGSLCACAFHLDRTVVLRRDGTVLCVFGDQKPMVIVS
- a CDS encoding oligopeptide transporter, OPT family yields the protein MKPRELTIRGLILGALITTIFTAANVYLGLKVGLTFASSIPAAVISMAILSAVKDSSILENNIVQTVASAAGTLSAIIFVLPGLVIVGWWAGFPFWQSFLICLSGGVLGVLFTIPLRRALVTTSDLPYPEGVAAAEVLRVGSGTRGETKDETGEAREGLVAVILGSVASAGLAIVTATRIAAAEVTGFFRVGAMASSGYDIAWSLALLGAGHLVGLSVGMAMLTGLVISWGIAVPILTSMQPAASGVTLAAHTLAIWRTQVRFIGAGAIAVAAVYTLATLAKPVVGGLVSTLAASQAARSGDDRDRDLSPGWIIVLTAACLLVASWLAFTFARSTVLASSALPLTLIAVPFVLLGGFLIAGICGYMAGLIGASNSPISGVGILSIVLCASALILAVSPTPETRPALVAFALFVTAIVFACATISNDNLQDLKTGQLVGASPRRQQIALIVGVGAGASVIPSVLNLLAKAYGFAGAANVGVVAPNPLPAPQATLISALAQGVIGGNLEWKMLGIGALVGVGLILLDAMLGAMKKLRVPPLAVGIGIYLPMSATFAVVVGAVMAHWYVGRARSMPNPGRAERLGTLVASGLIVGESLWGVINAGLIVGFSKDAPIGLVPESFAPAPWLGMLGFVGVIIWLYGWMLRRSAKAR